The Verrucomicrobiia bacterium DNA segment AGCGCGTGTCCGTGAAGTCCCTGCTCGGGGAAGGTTACATGGCCGCCGCTGCCTGGCAATGTGTCGCCGCTGTCGACGCTCTGCAACAGGGGGGCAGTTCGGCCGCGACGGTCAATGTCGTCGGCGCCAACCAACAGGCGATCGCCGCGCAATTTGTTCGCTACGAGAAACCATGAGTTCGCGAATCATCCTGATCACTGGCGCCAATGGCGGCCTCGGCCAGGCCATCGCCCGCGCCTTCCTTGCCGAATCGCCCTCAAACTTTCTGTGCCTCGGCGTGCACACGCGGCGCGACGGCGCGGACGCGCTCGCAACGGAATTTCCAGCGCGCTGCGAATGCATTCATCTCGATGTCACCCGGGCCGCCGCGTGGCAGCTGGCAATCGACAGCATCCTGCAAAACCACAAGCGCATCGACGTGCTCGTGAACAATGCGGGCCGCCACGACGACAGCCTTCTCGCCACGATGACCGAAGCCGCGTGGGAATCCGTGATGACCACAAATCTCGATGCGACCTTTCTGGGTTGCCAGGCCGTGATCAAGCCAATGATTGCGCAACGCGGCGGACGCATCGTGAATATCGCGTCCCTGAGCGCCCTGCTCGCTCCCGCAGGCCAGACGAATTACGCCGCCGCCAAGGCAGGGGTGGTGGCCCTGACACAATCCCTGGCAAAAGAAGTGGCGCGCATCGGCATCACTGTGAACGCTGTTTGCCCCGGCTACATTGCCACGGAAGCGCTGTCGGGCATGGGCGCGGAGGAACGCCAGGCCGCCCAGGCCCGGATTCCCATGCGCCGATTCGGAAAACCCGAGGAAGTAGCCGCAGTCGTCCGATTTCTGGCTTGTGCCGATGCGAGTTACGTCACAGGCTCAGTCCTCAAAGTCGACGGCGGAATTTTTTGACATGGAAGACGCACAAGCTCTGAAGGAACGCATCAAGCAACTGATGGTGGATAATCTCATGCTGCAGATCACGGCAGCCGAAATTGCGGACGACCTCCCGCTGTTTGGGCCAGGCGGGCTGGGCTTGGATTCCGTCGACGCCCTGCAACTCGTGGTTGCGCTGGACAAGAATTTTGGTTTGAAGATCCCCGATCCCGCCGCCGCCAAAGTGGTGCTTCAAAACGTCAACACCATGGCGGAAGCGGTGCAACAGAAGATGGCGCAATCCTGACGAGGCGCCGCGTTCAGGCCGCTTTGACGGCATTTGTTTTCAATGGCTCACGCGACTCGCGTGGTTCGCTAAACCATCAGAAGCGGCTGGCCACCTTGATTTGTGTCGTGCGCCGCCCCTGCAAAGTGTTAAGAAATAGATTATGCCTACTCCATCCATAGCCCGCCTTGTCGGCATCGGGATTCTGATCCTGGCGCTGATTGTAGGCCTCGCATCGGGCACCTACATCGTCCCCGCGGGTCATCGCGGCGTTCTCGTGACGCTCGGAAAAGTCTCGCCCGAATCCAAACCCGAAGGCTTCGGCCTGAAAACACCCTTCGTCACAACGATCGTCCCCGTCAGCATTCGCCAGAAGACGGAGGAAATGGATTCCGCCGTGATCTCAAAGGATCTTCAGGAAGTTCGCACGCGGGTGAAAGTCCTCTATCGAATCCCGGAAGTTTCAGCCGTTCAAATTTACCAGCAGTTCAAGGGCGACCCGTTCACCAGCCTGATCCAGCCCCGCGTTGACGAAGCCATCAAGGAAGTCACGAAGGAACACACCGCACAGCAGATTGTCCAGGACCGCGCAACAATCAAGAGCCGCACGCTCGAGAGCGCGCGCCACAAGATCGGCAATCTCCTCACAATCGTGGATGTTGTTGTTGAGGACATCGCCCTGTCGGCAAACCTCGAAGCAGCAATCGAACGCAAGATGGTCCAGGAGCAGGAAGCCAACAAAGCCGTGTTCGAACAGCAGAAGGCGCAAATCGACGCGCAGATCGCCGTCGTCCGCGCCAAGGGCGAAGCGGAGTCGATCAGCATTCGCGGCGAAGCTTTGGCGCAGAACCCCGAATTGATCGACCTCGAAATCGTTCGGAAATGGAATGGCCGCGCTCCGCGCGTGGTCGGCAATGAAGCGTCAGGAGCACGCATGATCCTTCCCCTGTCCCGCGAGGATTTCACTTCAACCAACAGCAGCGTCCGCCTGACGGAGGCAAACCGATGAATTACTCCAACAGCCCTCGCCGCGGCGAACTCTACATTCCTGGCCGAAAACTCGCCGGGTTCATCCTGGGCGGCCTCCTCATCTTCA contains these protein-coding regions:
- a CDS encoding SDR family NAD(P)-dependent oxidoreductase, giving the protein MSSRIILITGANGGLGQAIARAFLAESPSNFLCLGVHTRRDGADALATEFPARCECIHLDVTRAAAWQLAIDSILQNHKRIDVLVNNAGRHDDSLLATMTEAAWESVMTTNLDATFLGCQAVIKPMIAQRGGRIVNIASLSALLAPAGQTNYAAAKAGVVALTQSLAKEVARIGITVNAVCPGYIATEALSGMGAEERQAAQARIPMRRFGKPEEVAAVVRFLACADASYVTGSVLKVDGGIF
- a CDS encoding acyl carrier protein, translating into MEDAQALKERIKQLMVDNLMLQITAAEIADDLPLFGPGGLGLDSVDALQLVVALDKNFGLKIPDPAAAKVVLQNVNTMAEAVQQKMAQS
- a CDS encoding prohibitin family protein — translated: MPTPSIARLVGIGILILALIVGLASGTYIVPAGHRGVLVTLGKVSPESKPEGFGLKTPFVTTIVPVSIRQKTEEMDSAVISKDLQEVRTRVKVLYRIPEVSAVQIYQQFKGDPFTSLIQPRVDEAIKEVTKEHTAQQIVQDRATIKSRTLESARHKIGNLLTIVDVVVEDIALSANLEAAIERKMVQEQEANKAVFEQQKAQIDAQIAVVRAKGEAESISIRGEALAQNPELIDLEIVRKWNGRAPRVVGNEASGARMILPLSREDFTSTNSSVRLTEANR